One window of Candidatus Nitrospira kreftii genomic DNA carries:
- a CDS encoding hypothetical protein (conserved protein of unknown function): protein MASGSKKSNNAAEIDRLALAFVKEPGSKVFIPLAEEYGKAGMWEEAAGVLEDGLKTYPGFITAMVALGRAYEQINQPVKAKAILEEAIKLSPDNLRAHRTLAKLYAAQGTKDAAIRSCNVILDLNPHDQEALSLRAGLEASEEQWAEDDLIRVEENRTNTRIHEDGYGEQMSPPVANGALAQANEMDNRSLSVAPSRSTATQESRTVVRSSIVIQLEQWLSLIQTRRRDRQSSSEPTPRTSS, encoded by the coding sequence ATGGCCTCAGGATCTAAAAAGTCGAATAACGCGGCTGAGATTGACCGTTTGGCACTCGCCTTCGTCAAGGAGCCAGGGTCCAAGGTATTTATCCCTTTGGCAGAAGAATACGGCAAAGCCGGCATGTGGGAAGAGGCTGCTGGGGTCCTTGAAGATGGATTGAAGACATATCCGGGTTTCATAACTGCCATGGTGGCATTAGGCCGTGCCTATGAGCAGATAAACCAGCCGGTTAAAGCGAAAGCGATCCTAGAGGAAGCTATAAAGCTGAGCCCTGATAATCTGCGGGCTCATCGGACTTTAGCCAAACTCTATGCGGCTCAAGGGACGAAAGATGCGGCGATTCGTTCCTGCAATGTCATTCTGGATCTTAACCCACACGATCAAGAGGCGTTGTCGCTTCGTGCTGGGCTAGAGGCGTCAGAAGAGCAATGGGCTGAAGATGATCTCATACGGGTTGAGGAGAATCGGACAAACACGAGAATCCATGAAGATGGTTATGGAGAGCAAATGAGTCCTCCCGTGGCGAACGGGGCGTTAGCTCAGGCTAACGAAATGGATAATAGATCGCTCAGCGTTGCTCCCTCACGTTCCACCGCAACCCAGGAGTCACGGACGGTGGTCAGAAGCTCGATTGTGATACAGCTAGAGCAGTGGCTCAGCTTGATTCAGACGCGTCGTCGTGACCGGCAAAGCTCCTCCGAACCAACTCCAAGAACTTCTTCATGA
- a CDS encoding acetyl-CoA carboxylase, biotin carboxylase subunit, with amino-acid sequence MFKKVLIANRGEIALRVIRACKELGIKTVAIHSEADALSLHVRAADEKVCVGPADSALSYRNIPNVLSAAEITGVDAIHPGYGFLSENAHFAEVCESIGIKFIGPSSENIALMGDKAKAREIVAKRGLPVTPGSPGELRSEEDALQAAVKIGFPVIIKATAGGGGRGMRVVNRAEDLTRALQAAQTEAKSTFGNDGVYLERYFLEPRHIEVQIMADQHGRVIHLGERDCSIQRRHQKLVEETPSPVIDDKLRREIGRVAVEAVKAAHYRNIGTVEFLLDKDQKFYFMEVNTRIQVEHPITEMVTGIDLVKEQIRLAAGHPLSIRQQDVVLTGHSLECRINAEDPEKFTPSPGVITKYSPPGGFGVRVDSAMESGSTVVPYYDSMIAKLITHGRNRQESMARMKRALSEFAIEGIKTTIPLHRRILDDPDFQKGHVSTTFLERFLAR; translated from the coding sequence GTGTTTAAGAAAGTGTTAATCGCCAATCGTGGGGAAATCGCGCTACGGGTCATCCGAGCCTGTAAGGAGCTTGGCATTAAGACCGTCGCCATTCATTCGGAAGCCGACGCACTTAGCTTACACGTTCGAGCTGCCGACGAAAAGGTGTGTGTTGGGCCTGCCGATTCCGCTTTAAGCTACCGAAATATCCCTAACGTCCTCAGTGCGGCGGAGATCACGGGAGTCGATGCGATCCATCCCGGGTATGGATTCCTTTCTGAGAACGCCCATTTCGCCGAGGTCTGTGAGTCTATCGGCATCAAGTTCATTGGTCCTAGTTCTGAAAATATTGCCTTAATGGGTGATAAAGCGAAGGCGCGCGAGATTGTGGCGAAACGAGGGCTTCCGGTTACACCTGGAAGCCCGGGCGAATTGCGGAGCGAAGAGGATGCACTGCAGGCTGCTGTGAAGATTGGCTTTCCGGTGATCATCAAGGCAACGGCGGGAGGGGGCGGACGGGGCATGCGCGTCGTCAATAGAGCTGAGGACCTAACTCGGGCGCTCCAAGCTGCTCAGACAGAAGCTAAATCGACCTTTGGCAATGATGGCGTCTATCTTGAGCGTTATTTTTTGGAACCCCGGCATATCGAGGTGCAAATCATGGCCGACCAACATGGTCGGGTAATCCATCTGGGAGAGCGTGACTGTTCGATCCAACGCCGACATCAAAAACTGGTGGAGGAAACGCCGTCTCCTGTCATCGATGACAAACTGCGTCGAGAAATCGGCAGAGTCGCGGTGGAAGCTGTGAAGGCTGCCCACTACAGAAATATTGGGACCGTGGAATTTCTCCTCGACAAGGACCAGAAGTTCTACTTTATGGAAGTTAATACTCGAATTCAGGTTGAGCACCCTATCACAGAAATGGTGACGGGTATCGATCTGGTCAAAGAACAAATTCGTCTTGCGGCGGGCCATCCGCTCTCCATCCGCCAACAAGACGTAGTACTCACCGGCCATAGCCTTGAATGTCGTATTAACGCAGAAGACCCTGAGAAGTTTACGCCGTCTCCTGGTGTGATCACAAAATATAGCCCACCTGGAGGATTTGGAGTTCGCGTTGACTCTGCCATGGAATCAGGCTCGACGGTCGTTCCCTATTATGATTCCATGATTGCTAAACTGATCACCCATGGCCGTAACCGTCAAGAATCCATGGCGCGTATGAAACGTGCGCTGAGTGAGTTCGCCATCGAGGGCATCAAGACGACCATTCCGCTTCACCGCCGGATCCTTGATGATCCGGACTTTCAGAAGGGCCATGTTTCGACGACATTCTTAGAACGATTCCTAGCAAGGTAA
- a CDS encoding GTPase HflX — translation MAAVERLYRRRVPNDKVISLELAKAMAQLTLEIRRPLGVLLTRRGQVQEVIVGTELSLSSTTMTLFRAGARSLRGLRFVRTQLHDQPLSQEALTDLAFLRLDLIAVLSVEEDGRLGNLYLAHLLPPGSTGQLFKVLKSSPFHNLTISFDTFIEELEVDLQQARAHHAVSDGKESAILVSASAKSRGEQEEQLVELAELATSAGVTVIDRMAQRTAYGHQRYLLGSGKMKDVLIQTLHRGADMVIFDQTLSPAQLRAISEMTDIKVIDRTQLILDIFARRAHSREGKVQVELAQLRYLLPRLSGRSTQLSRLGGGIGTRGPGETKLETDRRRVRDRITHLERELAQFSRHQGQRRARRNRYGLPVVSLVGYTNAGKSTLLNVLTKSHVSAQNRLFETLDTTSRRLRFPEDREVIITDTVGFIRDLPQELVGAFRTTLDELREADLLLHIVDMNARDIEVQLTAVESILEELDLNSVPRWLVFNKRDQVPSQQVEVLCRRFGAIGISALQPNTLRPLFTRLEAYVRSLSITDDRTSEVTVQDHEVTLASRR, via the coding sequence GTGGCGGCAGTCGAACGACTCTATCGACGTCGTGTTCCAAACGACAAAGTTATTTCATTGGAATTGGCCAAAGCAATGGCACAGCTCACACTTGAGATTCGTCGTCCTCTAGGGGTGCTGCTGACACGACGAGGCCAGGTTCAAGAAGTGATTGTGGGAACTGAGTTGTCTCTGTCTTCCACAACGATGACGCTATTTCGAGCAGGGGCTCGATCTCTTCGCGGATTACGTTTCGTTCGCACCCAACTGCATGATCAGCCTTTGAGCCAGGAAGCGCTGACCGATCTTGCATTTCTACGCCTTGATCTGATTGCCGTCCTCTCAGTTGAAGAAGACGGTCGTCTAGGCAACCTGTACCTAGCCCATTTACTGCCGCCTGGTTCGACCGGTCAATTGTTCAAGGTCCTCAAGAGCAGTCCATTCCATAACCTCACGATATCATTCGATACATTTATTGAGGAACTTGAGGTCGATTTACAACAGGCACGTGCCCATCACGCCGTCTCCGACGGCAAGGAGTCGGCCATACTGGTCAGCGCTTCCGCCAAGAGCCGAGGTGAGCAGGAAGAACAGTTAGTGGAATTGGCAGAGCTTGCGACATCAGCCGGCGTAACGGTGATCGATCGCATGGCGCAACGTACGGCATATGGGCATCAGCGGTATCTCTTAGGGAGCGGGAAAATGAAGGATGTGCTGATCCAGACGCTCCACCGGGGTGCGGACATGGTGATCTTTGATCAGACGTTGTCACCAGCTCAACTGCGAGCGATCTCGGAAATGACCGATATCAAGGTTATCGACCGTACGCAACTGATTCTGGATATCTTCGCCAGGCGAGCCCACAGTCGGGAGGGGAAGGTACAAGTGGAGCTGGCGCAGTTGCGCTACCTGCTTCCGCGATTATCTGGGCGAAGCACTCAACTCTCACGCCTAGGAGGCGGTATCGGGACTAGAGGCCCTGGGGAAACAAAACTGGAAACCGATCGACGGAGAGTGCGGGATCGTATCACGCATTTAGAACGAGAGCTGGCACAGTTTTCGCGGCATCAGGGTCAACGGCGAGCCCGCAGAAACCGATACGGACTTCCCGTCGTGTCGCTTGTCGGCTACACCAATGCCGGGAAGTCGACACTTCTCAACGTGCTGACAAAAAGTCATGTTTCTGCTCAAAACAGGCTGTTTGAAACGCTCGATACGACGAGCCGACGACTGCGGTTCCCCGAGGATCGTGAGGTCATCATTACAGATACGGTCGGGTTTATTCGAGATCTCCCGCAAGAATTGGTTGGTGCCTTTAGGACCACGCTTGATGAGTTGCGGGAAGCCGATCTTCTCCTTCACATCGTCGATATGAATGCGAGGGATATTGAGGTTCAGTTGACAGCGGTTGAGTCTATTCTTGAGGAGTTAGATCTCAACTCCGTGCCAAGGTGGCTCGTATTCAACAAACGTGATCAGGTGCCGTCGCAACAGGTTGAGGTGCTCTGCCGTCGGTTTGGTGCCATCGGGATTTCGGCACTTCAGCCGAACACGCTACGTCCGCTTTTTACTCGATTGGAGGCCTATGTTCGATCTCTCTCAATCACAGACGATCGGACGTCCGAAGTGACCGTACAAGACCATGAGGTGACACTTGCGTCCCGTCGGTGA
- a CDS encoding Elongation factor P, producing MISTVDFRSGVRLMVEGEPFYIVEFQHVKPGKGGAFVRTKLKSYLSGNVLDRTFRSGERFEEPDLEERDMQFLYASGESYTLMDTETYEQLTFEKNQLGDNADLLKENMVAKILIYEHRPIAVELPNFIELKVVDAEPGVRGDTASGGTKPAVVETGATIKVPLYLEVGTVIRIDTRTRSYVERVR from the coding sequence GTGATTTCTACGGTTGATTTTCGTAGCGGTGTTCGGCTGATGGTCGAGGGAGAACCTTTTTATATTGTTGAATTTCAACATGTAAAGCCAGGCAAAGGTGGAGCGTTTGTCCGTACCAAATTGAAGAGTTATCTTTCTGGAAACGTATTGGACCGAACTTTTCGATCGGGCGAACGGTTTGAAGAACCCGACCTAGAAGAACGCGACATGCAGTTTCTCTACGCCTCCGGAGAGTCCTATACACTCATGGATACCGAGACCTATGAGCAACTGACCTTTGAGAAGAATCAGTTGGGAGATAATGCGGACCTGCTGAAGGAAAATATGGTCGCTAAGATTCTCATCTACGAGCACCGTCCCATTGCCGTGGAGTTGCCCAACTTTATTGAACTCAAAGTGGTTGATGCGGAGCCTGGAGTGCGGGGAGATACGGCGTCTGGCGGGACCAAGCCTGCAGTCGTCGAGACCGGAGCGACGATCAAAGTGCCGCTGTATCTGGAGGTTGGGACCGTGATTCGGATCGACACGCGTACGAGATCCTATGTGGAGCGTGTTCGGTGA
- a CDS encoding Endonuclease III codes for MKTVKKKQESSGLKRPAQIVERLLLAMPEAKVELTHSSPWELLVATILSAQCTDQRVNQVTPALFKRYRTPHAMAKATSAEVEALIRPTGFYKSKAKNLIGCAQAIATRFGGKVPDAMEELTSIPGVGRKTANVLLGVAFGKPGLVVDTHVKRVANRLSMTHSSNPEQIERDLQSIFPEVQWTDVAQRLLLHGRYVCLARKPRCAICPIHDICEWEGKTLT; via the coding sequence GTGAAGACAGTGAAGAAGAAACAGGAGTCATCTGGGCTAAAACGTCCAGCACAGATTGTTGAACGTTTGCTTCTCGCTATGCCGGAGGCGAAAGTCGAACTCACGCATAGTTCCCCATGGGAGCTGCTGGTCGCAACCATTCTTTCCGCCCAGTGCACGGACCAGCGAGTTAATCAAGTGACACCAGCGCTCTTCAAACGATATCGTACTCCACATGCTATGGCCAAAGCGACATCGGCTGAGGTGGAGGCGCTCATCAGACCCACTGGGTTCTACAAGAGTAAGGCCAAGAACTTGATTGGTTGTGCTCAGGCCATTGCAACACGATTCGGCGGCAAGGTGCCTGATGCGATGGAGGAGCTCACCTCGATTCCTGGCGTCGGCCGAAAAACGGCGAATGTACTGCTCGGAGTCGCCTTCGGAAAACCTGGACTGGTGGTCGATACGCATGTGAAACGGGTTGCCAACCGATTGTCGATGACACACTCTAGTAATCCCGAGCAAATTGAGCGTGATCTGCAATCCATCTTTCCCGAAGTCCAGTGGACCGATGTTGCTCAGCGGTTGCTGCTGCATGGTCGCTATGTGTGTCTTGCGCGGAAGCCACGATGTGCCATCTGCCCGATTCACGATATTTGTGAGTGGGAAGGAAAAACGTTGACATGA
- a CDS encoding hypothetical protein (conserved protein of unknown function) — protein sequence MRRIILIISMLAIGLAIGGYVFFNGERKVPVQYRTAAVERGSVISIVSATGTINPVVLVEVGTQVSGMIKSLHADFNSQVKAGETVAVIDPEPFKARREQAISNLEVARSNIARSKADLAQRKRELDRVQSLLPQQFVSQNDVDVALTNYQSAEAQLRVAEAQVRQAGAALNVADQELKYTVIRSPIEGIVVARNVEVGQTVAASFATPNLFLIALDLTKMQVNTNVSESDIGGMAEGQDAVFTVDAYPGESFTGSIRQVRLAPINIQNVVTYNVVVGVDNKDLRLKPGMTANVSIVVAQKDQTLKIPNAALRFTPPKSERNRHEVDGQAVSAVEGPSTAKSDKQLSQKTIWKLTEDGSLAPAPVQIGISDGIATEMLSGALKEGELVVVGIEQSLGEEKGSELPPGFGSKKRPRYR from the coding sequence ATGCGACGGATTATTTTAATCATCAGCATGTTAGCTATCGGACTGGCCATTGGCGGTTATGTGTTTTTTAACGGTGAACGCAAAGTGCCGGTTCAGTACCGAACGGCAGCCGTGGAGCGTGGTTCAGTCATTTCGATCGTCAGTGCGACAGGAACAATCAATCCAGTTGTGTTAGTGGAAGTAGGGACGCAAGTATCCGGAATGATCAAGAGTCTTCACGCGGATTTTAACTCTCAAGTGAAGGCCGGTGAAACTGTCGCCGTCATTGACCCCGAACCATTCAAGGCGCGCCGAGAGCAAGCCATCAGCAATTTGGAAGTGGCGCGATCAAATATTGCGCGATCGAAGGCTGATCTGGCTCAGCGAAAGCGTGAACTTGACCGTGTGCAATCGCTGCTGCCTCAGCAATTCGTCTCGCAAAACGATGTCGATGTTGCCCTGACAAATTACCAGAGTGCAGAGGCACAATTGCGGGTGGCGGAGGCGCAGGTCAGGCAGGCAGGGGCTGCCTTGAATGTAGCCGATCAGGAATTGAAATATACCGTCATTCGATCACCCATCGAAGGGATTGTTGTGGCTCGAAACGTCGAGGTCGGGCAAACAGTCGCAGCTAGCTTTGCGACACCAAACCTGTTTCTGATCGCTCTCGATCTCACCAAGATGCAAGTCAATACCAACGTGAGTGAATCAGACATCGGCGGAATGGCAGAGGGGCAAGACGCCGTCTTCACAGTGGATGCCTATCCGGGTGAGTCGTTTACCGGCAGCATCCGGCAGGTCCGCCTCGCCCCGATCAACATCCAAAATGTCGTCACATATAATGTAGTGGTTGGCGTTGATAATAAGGATCTACGGCTTAAACCAGGTATGACAGCCAATGTATCGATCGTTGTGGCTCAGAAAGATCAAACTTTGAAGATTCCCAACGCGGCGCTTCGTTTCACACCACCGAAGAGCGAGAGGAATCGTCATGAGGTCGATGGGCAAGCGGTGAGTGCCGTCGAAGGGCCTTCGACGGCGAAAAGCGATAAACAGCTGAGCCAGAAAACTATCTGGAAGCTAACGGAGGACGGAAGTCTTGCGCCTGCGCCGGTCCAAATCGGCATTTCTGATGGAATCGCCACGGAAATGCTATCCGGAGCTTTGAAGGAAGGCGAGCTGGTGGTCGTTGGTATCGAGCAATCATTGGGAGAGGAGAAGGGGAGCGAGCTGCCACCAGGCTTTGGAAGCAAGAAGCGTCCGCGTTATCGATGA
- a CDS encoding 3-dehydroquinate dehydratase, translated as MYWGGVRDMLRILVLHGPNLNLLGNREESIYGAATLAMIDGSLNKLSLELGVELVIRQSNLEGELVNWVQEARNGYHGIIINPAAYTHTSVAIRDALAAVNLPTVEVHLSNIYRREEFRHHSYISGVALAQICGFGPFGYLLALRGLCEQLAEYRAKDIPGIPSAPPGTDTDAH; from the coding sequence ATGTACTGGGGCGGCGTACGCGACATGCTGCGTATTTTAGTTTTGCATGGTCCTAACCTTAATCTGCTAGGCAATCGAGAAGAGTCGATCTATGGGGCAGCGACTCTTGCTATGATTGACGGATCACTCAACAAACTCAGTCTTGAATTGGGCGTCGAGCTCGTTATCCGTCAATCAAATCTGGAAGGGGAGTTAGTGAATTGGGTTCAAGAGGCGCGAAATGGGTATCATGGGATCATCATCAATCCCGCGGCCTATACCCATACGAGCGTCGCTATTCGAGATGCTTTAGCAGCCGTTAATCTACCCACCGTCGAGGTTCATCTATCAAATATTTATCGACGGGAGGAGTTCAGGCACCATTCCTATATATCGGGAGTAGCGTTGGCACAGATCTGCGGCTTTGGTCCTTTCGGGTATCTTCTGGCGCTGAGAGGGCTGTGTGAACAGCTAGCTGAATACAGAGCCAAGGATATTCCAGGAATTCCTAGCGCTCCTCCGGGGACGGATACTGATGCCCATTGA
- a CDS encoding DNA-directed RNA polymerase subunit omega, whose protein sequence is MIDMLNLLPQYTTNEFDSRHRLVIVASQRAKHLTQGAKQAGSSRFTKETTIALDEVLRGQVKYLTGKEARDATKEAKRGKEGETERIAMMTGEDAREIKKELSVYVDDTVPPAATPTEE, encoded by the coding sequence ATGATTGATATGCTGAACTTGTTGCCACAATACACAACCAATGAATTTGACTCTCGTCACCGTTTAGTGATTGTCGCATCTCAACGGGCAAAACACTTGACGCAAGGAGCCAAACAGGCTGGATCCTCTCGATTTACCAAAGAAACCACAATTGCCCTTGATGAGGTACTGAGAGGACAGGTCAAATACCTCACTGGTAAAGAAGCTCGCGACGCGACGAAAGAGGCCAAGCGCGGGAAAGAAGGCGAAACTGAGCGCATCGCAATGATGACGGGAGAAGATGCTCGCGAAATCAAGAAAGAACTCAGCGTGTATGTGGATGACACGGTCCCACCAGCGGCGACGCCCACAGAGGAGTAG
- a CDS encoding guanylate kinase, translating to MSPNRLYSPQPTNRQALDRRGILYIVSAPSGAGKTTLCKQIVTSVQGIWHSVSFTTRTPRPGEAHGREYFFINENVFQEMVARNEFLEYAHVYSHWYGTPLNPLTEKLEQGIDVLLEIDVQGALQIKKQFEAAVSIFILPPSMDILRARLQSRGSDSQEEIDRRLKNVRAEVWYCKEYQYIVRNDDFTQSLCDLQSIFLSERLKTSRLDMHWLEQSFLLDKDVNPAEREPSTTS from the coding sequence ATGTCTCCGAATAGGCTCTACTCACCTCAGCCGACTAATCGTCAAGCTCTCGACCGTCGAGGAATTCTCTATATTGTTTCAGCTCCTTCTGGTGCGGGAAAGACGACCTTATGTAAGCAGATTGTGACATCGGTGCAGGGAATTTGGCATTCAGTGTCGTTCACGACACGGACGCCACGCCCTGGAGAGGCGCATGGGCGCGAATATTTTTTCATCAATGAAAACGTATTTCAGGAGATGGTTGCGCGGAATGAGTTCTTAGAGTATGCGCATGTCTACAGCCATTGGTACGGAACTCCCCTGAATCCATTGACTGAAAAGTTGGAGCAGGGGATTGATGTCTTGCTCGAAATCGATGTTCAAGGCGCACTTCAAATTAAGAAACAATTCGAAGCTGCTGTCTCTATCTTCATTTTGCCGCCATCTATGGACATACTGCGTGCCAGATTGCAGAGCCGAGGGTCAGATTCTCAAGAAGAAATTGACCGCCGCTTGAAGAATGTAAGGGCAGAAGTATGGTATTGCAAGGAATACCAATACATTGTTCGCAATGATGATTTCACTCAGTCGCTTTGCGACCTGCAAAGTATTTTTCTGAGCGAACGGCTCAAGACCAGCCGGTTGGACATGCATTGGTTAGAACAGAGTTTTCTCCTTGACAAAGATGTGAACCCAGCAGAACGAGAGCCATCAACCACTTCATAG
- a CDS encoding Phosphopantothenoylcysteine decarboxylase / Phosphopantothenate-cysteine ligase translates to MDEARWSTCLRGKRVALAVTGSIAAYKAISLLRALRREGAVVSVVMTKAATKFITPLTFEVLSGTRVTTDLFEAHEEMAHLTIPEQVDVILVAPATANFLAKAALGLADDVLTTMLLSAHCPVVVAPAMDGDMWIHPTVVHHVETLKARGIVVLEPEVGPLASGQVAQGRLCGESKVLAAVNAVLAVQCDWHDQVVLVSAGPTQEPIDPVRFLSNRSSGKMGYAIAEAARARGAEVTLVSGPSSLSSPPGVTTIHVNTAAEMADALWQNFQACTVLIMAAAVSDFRPKDEAEHKIKKQGKAEMVLELVSTTDILAMLSAQRTSQIIVGFAAETEQVLSHARDKLKNKGLDLIVANDVTHEGGGFGSDDNAAVILSATGEQRNLGLIPKRRLADEILTAVRELCLNGPRRKFVAE, encoded by the coding sequence TTGGACGAAGCGCGATGGTCCACATGTCTGCGGGGTAAGCGGGTAGCCTTGGCGGTAACCGGCAGCATCGCTGCCTATAAAGCCATCAGTTTGCTTAGAGCGTTAAGACGAGAAGGGGCCGTCGTGTCCGTGGTCATGACTAAGGCTGCGACGAAGTTCATTACTCCCCTCACGTTTGAAGTCCTTTCCGGTACACGAGTGACAACAGATCTGTTCGAAGCGCATGAAGAAATGGCTCACCTTACGATTCCGGAGCAGGTCGATGTGATTCTTGTGGCTCCGGCGACGGCAAACTTTCTGGCCAAGGCGGCTCTTGGTCTTGCAGATGATGTGCTGACCACGATGCTGTTGAGTGCTCATTGCCCGGTTGTTGTCGCACCGGCAATGGACGGCGATATGTGGATTCACCCCACGGTCGTTCACCATGTGGAAACGCTTAAAGCTCGCGGTATCGTCGTGCTTGAACCAGAAGTCGGACCACTGGCCTCAGGACAGGTCGCACAAGGGAGGTTGTGCGGAGAATCCAAGGTTTTAGCCGCAGTTAATGCCGTCCTGGCCGTACAATGTGATTGGCACGATCAGGTGGTTCTCGTCTCAGCAGGCCCAACTCAGGAACCGATCGATCCGGTTCGTTTTCTTTCGAATCGTTCGTCTGGGAAAATGGGGTACGCAATCGCAGAGGCCGCACGAGCTCGAGGCGCAGAGGTCACCTTGGTCTCAGGCCCGTCGTCTCTGAGTTCCCCGCCAGGAGTCACGACGATTCACGTAAACACCGCTGCTGAAATGGCCGACGCCTTGTGGCAGAATTTTCAGGCATGTACGGTCCTCATAATGGCTGCGGCGGTTTCAGACTTTCGTCCTAAAGACGAGGCCGAACACAAAATTAAGAAACAGGGAAAAGCCGAGATGGTTTTAGAGCTTGTATCGACCACGGATATACTCGCGATGCTTTCCGCACAGCGAACATCGCAAATCATAGTAGGATTTGCCGCGGAAACAGAGCAGGTGTTATCCCATGCACGAGACAAGTTAAAAAACAAAGGGCTAGATCTCATCGTGGCCAATGATGTGACTCACGAAGGAGGCGGATTTGGCAGCGATGATAATGCCGCGGTGATTCTCTCTGCGACTGGTGAACAGCGCAACTTGGGATTGATACCCAAGCGTCGTTTGGCCGACGAGATTTTAACTGCGGTGCGCGAACTGTGCTTGAATGGGCCACGTCGAAAATTTGTAGCCGAATGA
- a CDS encoding Biotin carboxyl carrier protein of acetyl-CoA carboxylase gives MPEIVSESIPDASLATGSTKQIQELIDLLRRNNLTELEVELRGIRIRVRHEVLVKPTTASLQESTPASPQQPTQSASATMPVLEGATGFLTVTSPIVGTFYRSPSPDADAYVEEGDMVKKSQVLCIVEAMKLMNEIESEVDGRVVKILVENTKSVEYGQPLFLIDPKAAS, from the coding sequence ATGCCAGAGATCGTGAGCGAGTCAATACCTGATGCATCGCTTGCGACGGGTTCCACCAAGCAAATCCAAGAACTCATCGATCTGCTTCGCCGCAATAATTTAACCGAGCTTGAGGTTGAACTCCGAGGCATCCGGATCCGTGTTCGTCACGAAGTTCTTGTTAAGCCCACGACTGCCTCGCTCCAAGAATCGACTCCTGCCTCCCCGCAACAGCCGACCCAATCCGCTTCTGCGACGATGCCAGTACTAGAAGGTGCGACAGGTTTTCTTACCGTCACCTCCCCCATTGTCGGCACGTTCTATCGATCCCCCTCTCCCGACGCCGACGCATACGTTGAAGAGGGTGATATGGTGAAGAAGAGCCAAGTGCTGTGTATTGTCGAAGCAATGAAACTCATGAATGAAATTGAATCCGAAGTGGATGGCCGGGTCGTCAAGATTCTGGTTGAGAATACAAAATCTGTGGAATATGGTCAGCCGCTTTTTCTCATCGATCCCAAAGCTGCTTCGTAG
- a CDS encoding YicC family protein — MIKSMTGFGRQQATWSDGTVTIEVRSVNHRFLEMSIRLPKTMTGLEEVFKKGIQQHCARGRVELTVMLQGSRGNVRSLQLDAGLAKQYHEALRNLQRSLKLKGSIDIGLMAGLRDILVLSEQPTDDRKLTKLVEKLGQNAILDMVTMRKNEGALLADDVRFRLTQLRGCKTTVSARAPMVAQEAFERMKIRVEKLLGDSIPDLARLNQELALYADRCDITEELVRLDAHMIQFDRTMQGTEPIGKTLDFLLQEMGREVNTIGSKANDAQITAEVVKMKAELERLREQMQNVE; from the coding sequence ATGATCAAAAGCATGACGGGGTTTGGTCGGCAGCAGGCGACATGGTCCGATGGGACCGTCACAATAGAAGTGAGATCGGTCAATCATCGCTTCCTCGAAATGTCCATACGACTGCCGAAAACCATGACCGGCCTAGAGGAAGTCTTTAAGAAAGGTATTCAGCAGCATTGTGCACGCGGGAGAGTTGAGCTGACGGTGATGCTGCAGGGGAGTCGAGGGAACGTTCGATCCCTTCAACTTGACGCTGGTTTGGCGAAACAGTACCATGAGGCTCTTCGCAACCTCCAGCGTTCACTTAAGCTGAAAGGCTCCATTGATATCGGATTGATGGCGGGGTTGCGTGATATCCTCGTGCTATCTGAACAACCCACCGATGATCGCAAACTGACAAAGTTAGTGGAGAAGCTGGGACAGAATGCGATTCTTGATATGGTAACGATGCGAAAAAATGAAGGAGCGCTTCTTGCGGACGATGTTCGTTTTCGGCTTACTCAGTTGAGAGGATGCAAAACGACCGTATCAGCGCGTGCGCCCATGGTTGCTCAGGAGGCCTTCGAACGTATGAAGATACGTGTAGAGAAGCTGCTGGGTGACTCCATCCCCGATCTTGCTCGACTCAACCAAGAACTGGCTTTGTATGCAGACCGGTGTGACATTACGGAAGAATTGGTCAGACTAGACGCGCATATGATACAGTTTGACCGTACTATGCAGGGCACGGAGCCAATCGGCAAAACGTTGGATTTTCTTCTTCAGGAGATGGGACGGGAAGTAAACACAATCGGATCGAAAGCAAATGACGCTCAAATCACGGCTGAGGTCGTCAAAATGAAAGCAGAGCTTGAGCGTCTGCGCGAACAGATGCAAAATGTCGAATGA